A part of Microbacterium terregens genomic DNA contains:
- a CDS encoding A/G-specific adenine glycosylase: MPEISAPLIAWYRRNARDLPWRRAGFGAWGVLVSEFMLQQTPVTRVIPHLEAWLARWPSPTSLAADAPAEAVRQWANLGYPRRALWLHRAAVEIRDRHGGIVPRDVDALLSLSGVGDYTARAVAVFAYGDRHPVVDTNTRRVLARAVEGRSQPGPPARRDLGAMSDRLPGDPVEAAIVNAATMELGATVCVARVPRCDTCPIAHVCAWRAAGYPDTGDDRRRQARYEGSDRQARGAVLRVLRDASADGIRSVELIADWADAAQRDRAITSLADDGLIELIDDRARLPQ, from the coding sequence ATGCCCGAGATCTCCGCGCCCCTCATCGCGTGGTACCGGCGCAACGCTCGGGATCTGCCATGGCGGCGCGCCGGGTTCGGGGCGTGGGGGGTCCTGGTCAGCGAGTTCATGCTGCAGCAGACGCCGGTGACGCGCGTCATTCCGCACCTGGAGGCGTGGCTCGCGCGGTGGCCGTCACCCACCTCGCTGGCGGCGGATGCCCCGGCCGAGGCCGTGCGCCAGTGGGCGAACCTGGGCTACCCGCGACGGGCGCTGTGGCTGCACCGCGCTGCCGTGGAGATCCGCGATCGGCACGGCGGCATCGTGCCGCGGGACGTCGATGCGCTCCTGTCCCTCTCCGGGGTCGGCGACTACACAGCGCGCGCGGTCGCGGTGTTCGCGTATGGCGACCGGCATCCCGTCGTCGACACGAACACGCGGCGAGTCCTGGCGCGCGCGGTCGAGGGACGATCCCAGCCGGGCCCTCCGGCACGCAGGGACCTCGGCGCGATGAGCGATCGGCTCCCCGGCGACCCGGTCGAGGCCGCGATCGTGAACGCGGCGACGATGGAGCTCGGTGCGACCGTGTGCGTTGCGCGCGTACCGCGCTGCGATACATGCCCCATCGCGCATGTATGTGCATGGCGCGCCGCCGGGTACCCGGACACCGGTGACGATCGGCGCCGTCAGGCGCGCTATGAGGGCAGTGACCGGCAGGCGCGCGGTGCGGTGCTGCGGGTGCTGCGGGATGCTTCGGCCGACGGCATCCGGTCGGTCGAACTGATCGCGGACTGGGCGGACGCCGCACAGCGCGACCGCGCGATCACCTCGCTCGCCGACGACGGGCTGATCGAGCTGATCGACGATCGGGCGAGGCTGCCCCAGTGA
- the rbfA gene encoding 30S ribosome-binding factor RbfA → MAGERQARVADRIRVVLAERLEKGLRDPRLGFVTITDVKVTGDLQHASVFYTVMGDEALRADTAAALKSATGLLRTEVGKNLNTRLTPTLEFFLDAIPENADHIAALLREARERDEAVAGLAASAQYAGDADPYVKQREDDELTETEAEAVVEDIQRAEDLEPTKD, encoded by the coding sequence ATGGCCGGAGAACGGCAGGCGAGAGTCGCGGATCGCATCCGCGTCGTCCTCGCGGAGCGACTCGAGAAGGGGCTGCGCGACCCGCGCCTCGGATTCGTCACGATCACCGACGTGAAGGTGACCGGCGACCTCCAGCACGCGTCGGTGTTCTACACCGTCATGGGCGACGAGGCGCTGCGTGCCGACACAGCGGCGGCACTGAAGTCCGCGACGGGCCTGCTGCGCACCGAGGTCGGCAAGAACCTCAACACGCGGCTGACTCCGACGCTGGAGTTCTTCCTGGACGCGATCCCCGAGAACGCCGACCACATCGCCGCGCTGCTGCGCGAAGCACGTGAGCGCGATGAGGCCGTCGCCGGTCTCGCAGCCTCTGCGCAGTACGCCGGAGACGCGGATCCTTACGTCAAGCAGCGCGAAGACGACGAACTCACCGAGACCGAGGCCGAAGCCGTCGTCGAGGATATCCAGCGCGCCGAGGACCTCGAGCCGACGAAGGACTGA
- the infB gene encoding translation initiation factor IF-2, with amino-acid sequence MASKPRVHEIASELGVDSKVALAKLKELGEFVKSPSSTIEPPVARKLRAALEADGAAKPAASAAAPAAGPAPSNGARPGGARPGAPRPGAAAPAPAPAAPAAPAPAPAPAEVAAPAAAAAPAAAAPAATPAPADAPAPAAPASSDAPAQPSGDAAAPGAPRPGGAPRPGNNPFSSAQGMGQRPAGPRPGNNPFASAQGMGQRPSPGNIPRPQAPRPGAPRPGAPGARPGGPGRPGGAGRPGGAPFQQRPGGPGRPGGAGGGFQRPGGAPGGAPAGGFAGRPGGGGGRGRGPGGGTAGAFGKGGGKSKQRKSRRAKRQEFEMRDAPVVGGVNVSRGNGEIIRMRRGASISDFADKIETLTGYTVQPGTLVTILFNLGEMATATESLDEATFEVLGAELGYKIQMVSPEDEDKELLESFGLNLDAELESEDEGDLEIRPPVVTVMGHVDHGKTRLLDAIRQTNVSAGEAGGITQHIGAYQVWTEHDGIERAITFIDTPGHEAFTAMRARGAQVTDLAILVVAADDGIMPQTVEALNHAQAAGVPIVVAVNKVDKPDANPGKVRQQLTEYGLVAEEYGGDVIFVDVSARDGLHIQELLDAVLLTADAGLDLTANPNKAARGVAIEAKLDKGRGSVATVLIQSGTLRVGDAIVAGTAYGRVRAMADENGDPVLEAYPSRPVQVQGLNSVPRAGDTFIVTDEDRLARQIAEKREAAERNAQLAKARKRISLEDFTRALQEGKVESLNLIIKGDVSGAVEALEESLLKIEVDDSVQLRIIHRGVGAITESDVNLATIDNAIIIGFNVRPDAKARERAQREGVDTRFYSVIYNAIDDVEQSLKGMLKPEFEEVQSGVAEIREVFRSSKVGNIAGVIVRSGTITRNAKARVIRDGVVIADGLAIESLRRFKDDVTEVRTDYEAGIGLGKFNDIQIGDEIETTELVEKPRS; translated from the coding sequence GTGGCTTCCAAACCACGCGTACACGAGATCGCTTCCGAACTCGGTGTAGACAGCAAGGTCGCTCTTGCAAAGCTCAAGGAGCTCGGCGAATTCGTCAAGAGCCCCTCATCGACGATCGAGCCCCCCGTGGCTCGCAAGCTGCGCGCCGCCCTCGAGGCGGATGGCGCGGCCAAGCCCGCAGCCAGCGCTGCGGCACCGGCTGCCGGCCCTGCGCCGAGCAACGGAGCGCGCCCCGGTGGCGCCCGCCCCGGCGCACCGCGTCCGGGCGCTGCTGCGCCCGCTCCGGCACCGGCGGCTCCCGCCGCTCCGGCGCCGGCACCCGCGCCCGCTGAGGTCGCCGCACCCGCTGCCGCCGCCGCACCCGCTGCTGCAGCACCCGCTGCGACTCCGGCGCCTGCGGACGCTCCGGCGCCCGCCGCTCCGGCGAGCTCCGACGCTCCGGCACAGCCCTCCGGCGATGCTGCCGCTCCCGGCGCACCGCGTCCGGGTGGAGCACCGCGCCCCGGCAACAACCCGTTCTCGAGCGCACAGGGCATGGGCCAGCGCCCCGCCGGTCCGCGTCCGGGCAACAACCCCTTCGCCAGTGCGCAGGGCATGGGTCAGCGACCCAGCCCGGGCAACATCCCGCGTCCCCAGGCACCGCGCCCCGGCGCACCGCGTCCCGGTGCACCCGGAGCTCGTCCGGGTGGCCCGGGTCGTCCCGGTGGCGCCGGTCGTCCCGGTGGCGCTCCGTTCCAGCAGCGTCCCGGCGGCCCCGGTCGTCCCGGCGGCGCCGGCGGCGGCTTCCAGCGTCCCGGTGGCGCGCCCGGCGGAGCCCCTGCGGGTGGCTTCGCGGGTCGTCCCGGTGGTGGCGGCGGTCGTGGTCGGGGACCCGGCGGCGGCACAGCCGGCGCGTTCGGCAAGGGTGGCGGCAAGTCCAAGCAGCGCAAGTCGCGTAGGGCGAAGCGGCAAGAATTCGAGATGAGGGATGCGCCGGTCGTCGGTGGCGTCAACGTCTCGCGCGGTAACGGCGAGATCATCCGGATGCGCCGCGGTGCATCCATCTCGGACTTCGCCGACAAGATCGAGACGCTGACCGGCTACACCGTGCAGCCGGGCACGCTCGTGACGATCCTGTTCAACCTCGGTGAGATGGCGACGGCGACCGAATCGCTCGACGAAGCCACCTTCGAGGTGCTGGGTGCCGAGCTCGGTTACAAGATCCAGATGGTCTCGCCCGAGGACGAGGACAAGGAGCTCCTGGAGAGCTTCGGCCTCAACCTCGACGCGGAGCTGGAGAGCGAGGACGAGGGCGACCTCGAGATTCGTCCTCCGGTCGTGACCGTCATGGGTCACGTCGACCACGGTAAGACCCGCCTGCTCGACGCGATTCGCCAGACGAACGTGTCCGCAGGAGAAGCCGGCGGCATCACGCAGCACATCGGCGCCTACCAGGTCTGGACCGAGCACGACGGCATCGAGCGGGCCATCACCTTCATCGACACGCCCGGTCACGAGGCGTTCACCGCCATGCGTGCCCGTGGTGCCCAGGTGACGGACCTCGCGATCCTCGTGGTCGCCGCCGACGACGGCATCATGCCGCAGACGGTCGAGGCGCTCAACCACGCCCAGGCCGCCGGCGTGCCGATCGTTGTCGCGGTGAACAAGGTGGACAAGCCGGATGCCAACCCGGGCAAGGTGCGTCAGCAGCTGACCGAGTACGGCCTGGTCGCAGAGGAGTACGGCGGCGACGTCATCTTCGTGGATGTCTCGGCCCGCGACGGCCTGCACATCCAGGAGCTGCTGGATGCCGTGCTGCTCACCGCGGATGCCGGTCTGGATCTGACCGCGAACCCGAACAAGGCCGCACGTGGCGTCGCCATCGAGGCGAAGCTCGACAAGGGCCGCGGTTCGGTTGCCACCGTGCTCATCCAGTCCGGAACGCTCCGCGTCGGCGACGCGATCGTCGCCGGTACCGCCTACGGCCGCGTGCGTGCCATGGCTGATGAGAACGGCGATCCCGTGCTCGAGGCCTATCCGTCGCGTCCGGTGCAGGTGCAGGGTCTGAACTCCGTGCCCCGCGCCGGCGACACCTTCATCGTCACCGATGAGGACCGTCTGGCCCGTCAGATCGCTGAGAAGCGCGAAGCGGCCGAGCGCAACGCGCAGCTGGCCAAGGCCCGCAAGCGCATCTCGCTCGAGGACTTCACCCGTGCTCTCCAGGAGGGCAAGGTCGAATCGCTCAACCTCATCATCAAGGGCGACGTTTCCGGTGCCGTCGAGGCGCTCGAGGAGTCACTGCTCAAGATCGAGGTCGACGATTCGGTCCAGCTGCGGATCATCCACCGCGGCGTCGGTGCCATCACCGAGTCGGATGTGAACCTGGCGACGATCGACAACGCGATCATCATCGGCTTCAACGTCCGGCCCGACGCGAAGGCGCGCGAGCGCGCACAGCGTGAAGGCGTGGACACCCGGTTCTACTCGGTGATCTACAACGCGATCGACGACGTGGAGCAGTCCCTCAAGGGCATGCTCAAGCCGGAGTTCGAAGAGGTGCAGTCGGGTGTGGCCGAAATCCGCGAGGTGTTCCGCTCCTCGAAGGTCGGCAACATCGCGGGTGTCATCGTCCGCTCCGGAACGATCACGCGCAACGCCAAGGCGCGCGTCATCCGTGACGGCGTCGTCATCGCCGATGGCCTGGCCATCGAGTCGCTGCGTCGCTTCAAGGACGACGTCACCGAGGTGCGTACGGACTACGAGGCCGGTATCGGACTCGGCAAGTTCAACGACATCCAGATCGGCGACGAGATCGAGACGACCGAGCTCGTCGAGAAGCCGCGAAGCTGA
- the truB gene encoding tRNA pseudouridine(55) synthase TruB produces MPAPGVLLVDKPGGMTSHDVVARARKALGTRKIGHAGTLDPMATGLLILGVEAATRLLTFIVGLDKTYETTIRLGATTDTDDADGTIETTTDAAAVAPAAVTAAIADLTGEISQVPSRVSAIKVGGRRAYDLARAGEEVELAARTVTVSRFEVLRERRVDGFLDLDVVVDCSSGTYVRALARDLGSALGVGGHLTALRRTRIGPFDVAGAAAIDALGSAPLQTPAAVATTVLGAFPVSAEEARDLRHGKRLVGASARLERAPAAAIDPAGLLVGIVERRGDDVKSVMNLPGEAPA; encoded by the coding sequence ATGCCCGCTCCCGGCGTGCTGCTGGTGGACAAGCCCGGCGGCATGACCAGCCATGACGTCGTCGCGCGCGCGCGCAAGGCGCTCGGTACCCGCAAGATCGGCCACGCGGGCACCCTGGATCCGATGGCGACCGGCCTGCTGATCCTCGGTGTCGAGGCCGCCACGCGACTGCTGACCTTCATCGTCGGGCTGGACAAGACCTACGAGACCACGATCCGTCTCGGCGCGACCACGGACACCGACGATGCGGACGGCACGATCGAGACGACCACGGATGCCGCGGCCGTGGCCCCCGCGGCGGTGACGGCAGCGATCGCAGACCTCACCGGCGAGATCTCGCAGGTGCCCAGCCGCGTCTCGGCGATCAAGGTCGGCGGTCGCCGCGCGTATGACCTCGCACGAGCGGGCGAAGAGGTCGAACTCGCGGCCCGCACCGTCACGGTGTCGCGGTTCGAGGTGCTGCGGGAGCGCCGGGTCGACGGATTCCTCGATCTCGATGTCGTCGTGGACTGCTCGAGCGGCACCTACGTCCGCGCTCTCGCGCGTGACCTCGGGTCAGCTCTCGGAGTCGGCGGGCATCTCACGGCGCTCCGCCGCACCCGGATCGGCCCGTTCGACGTCGCGGGCGCAGCAGCCATCGACGCACTCGGCAGCGCGCCCCTGCAGACGCCGGCCGCTGTCGCGACCACGGTCCTCGGCGCCTTCCCGGTGTCCGCGGAAGAGGCGCGCGACCTCCGCCACGGCAAGCGGCTCGTGGGCGCGTCCGCACGACTCGAACGCGCTCCGGCCGCAGCGATCGACCCCGCTGGTCTTCTGGTCGGGATCGTGGAGCGCCGCGGGGACGACGTGAAGAGTGTGATGAACCTTCCCGGAGAGGCACCCGCATGA
- a CDS encoding uridine kinase, which translates to MRLPTTPATTLLRELRDEVRQHYRGGRVIVAVDGIDGAGKTTFADAFADVFAEDGSSVFRASIDDFHRPRAERYQRGRRSPEGYYRDSYDYATFRRVLIDPFRDGAQTGATTGFQLAAFDVARDTPVEAAWTTAPRDAVLIVDGTFLLRPELRGLWDWSVWLDAPVDVAYQRLALRDGSDPSPSAPSNARYREGQELYLQDAAPRLEASAIVDNTDLASPRRTFQDYC; encoded by the coding sequence ATGCGCCTCCCGACCACTCCCGCCACCACGCTCCTGCGTGAACTGCGCGACGAGGTCCGTCAGCATTACCGCGGCGGCAGGGTCATCGTCGCGGTGGACGGCATCGACGGTGCCGGCAAGACGACCTTCGCCGACGCGTTCGCGGACGTCTTCGCCGAGGACGGCTCGTCCGTCTTTCGAGCCTCCATCGACGACTTCCACCGTCCCCGGGCCGAGCGCTATCAGCGCGGTCGCCGCTCGCCCGAGGGGTACTACCGCGACTCGTACGACTACGCGACCTTCCGGCGGGTGCTGATCGATCCATTCCGCGACGGCGCCCAGACCGGAGCGACCACCGGCTTTCAGCTCGCGGCATTCGATGTGGCGCGGGACACCCCGGTCGAAGCGGCGTGGACGACGGCGCCACGGGATGCCGTGCTGATCGTTGACGGGACCTTCCTGCTCCGACCCGAGCTGCGCGGACTCTGGGACTGGTCGGTGTGGCTGGACGCACCGGTCGATGTCGCCTACCAGCGTCTGGCGTTGCGCGATGGATCGGATCCGAGTCCGTCGGCGCCCTCGAACGCCCGATACCGCGAGGGGCAGGAGCTGTATCTGCAGGACGCCGCTCCGCGGCTGGAGGCCTCCGCGATCGTCGACAACACCGACCTCGCCTCGCCTCGCCGCACGTTCCAGGACTACTGCTGA